CAGCTCGGCGGAAACCAATCGTCCCGACGCCGATGCCGTGAAAATATTATCGACCGCCTTTCCGGTCGGAATAGCATTGGCCGCAACCTGGAATACCGCCCTGGCTGAACGTCAGGGACAGGCCATCGCCCGACAGGTAAAAACGCTGGGGCGTAACATGCTGCTGGCGCCGACGGTCAATATCAGCCGTCTGCCCTTGTGGGGGCGTAACTTTGAAGGCTATGGCGAAGACCCCTATTTGGCCGGCCGGATGGGGGTGGGCTATATTCGCGGCGTTCAGGGTGAAGGCGTGATCGCGTCGGTCAAACATCTGGCAGTCAATAATCAGGAGTTTCAGCGCCGCCGCGTCAATGTCACGGTGGATGAACGCGCGCTGCATGAGATCTATCTGCCCGCCTTCAAAGCCGCCGTTCAGGAGGCCGGCGTCTGGAGCGTGATGTCGGCCTATAACAAGGTCAATGGCGCGCATGCTTCCGAAAATAAACCCTTGCTGCATGATATTTTACGCCGCCAGTGGGGATTTCGCGGGTTTGTCATTTCCGACTGGGGAAGCACGTACTCCACCCTGGCGCCGCTGAACGCGGGCCTTGATTTGGAAATGCCCGGTGGCGCCGCCCGGCAACGGTTTCTTGATAGTCCGCGGGCCGAAGCCGAATATGCCAGAGGCGGCTGGCTCACCGCCGAGCGGGTGCTGGCGGAGATTAAGGCGGGAAGACTATCTCAGGATCAGGTGGACGATCATGCCGGCAACATTTTAAGAGCGATATTTTTAAGCGGATTATTTGATCATCAGCCTGCCGGCGGCGGCGAGTTGGATACGCCGGTTCAACAGGCGCTGGCGCGTCAAATCGCGACCGAAAGCATGGTATTGCTGAAAAATGAGCGAGGAATATTGCCGCTGGATCCCGATCGCATCAAAACGATTGCCGTCATTGGGCCCAACGCCGGCGTAGCCCGTACCGGAGGCGGCGGCAGTTCGCTGGTGAAGCCGAAAACGGCGATCGCGCCGTTTGATGCCATCCGGCAACGCGCCGGCGCCGACGTCAACGTGCGCTATGCGCTGGGCGTGTCCATGGCTGGCGAGGATCCGCGTGAAGATAATACGCTGGCTCGGGCGCGGCAGTTGAAGAACGCGACAGACCTGGCCGCGAATGCTGATGTGGCGATAGTGGTGGTTGGCCGCTATCCCAAACTGGAGGGAGAGGGTTTTGATATAAGCGCGATGGATTTGCCCCCGGGTCAGGACACGCTGATTCAGGCGGTCGCCGGCGTCAATCCGAATACTATTGTGGTGTTGAATACCGGCAGTCCGGTGACGGTAAGCCGATGGTTACCGGACATATCCGGCCTGGTGAACATGTGGTACGGCGGACAGGCGGGCGGCGAGGCATTGGCTTCGATTCTGTTCGGCGATGCCAATCCATCGGGAAAGCTACCGCTGACCTTTCCGGTAAGTTGGGAAGACTCGCCGGCCTATGGCAATTATCCCGGAGAGAACTTGCAGGTGAACTATGCGGAAGGGATCTATGTCGGCTACCGCTATTTCGATAAAAATAACCTGCAACCGCAATTCCCCTTCGGCTTCGGCCTTTCCTATACCACTTTCGAGTACAGTGAATTAGCCGTTGCAACCGTCAATAAAGGAAAGCAGATCGCCAACGTCACGTTGCAGGTCCGCAATACCGGTTCCCGCGCCGGGGCGGAAGTTGTCCAACTCTATGTGCATGATAGTCATTCCCGCATCGAACGGCCGCTGCGCGAATTAAAAGGGTTCAGTCGTGTTGAGTTACAGCCAGGAGAAGCGAAAACGGTCAGTTTTTGGCTTGAATTGAGCGCGCTTGCCTATTACAGCACCGAGCAAGCGGATTGGGTGGCGGAACCAGGGCAATTTAGTCTACAGATAGGTTCCTCGTCGCGGGATATCAGGCTTGAGGCTGCGCTGGAACTGAAATCGTCATAGGTGGGATTGAGATATAGATAGGAAAAGGAGCCACCGCAGTGGCTCCGGGAAAGGTTATTGCACCTCAACGTCAATCATTGGGGGAATATAACCATAGTCAAACTCTTCAACCACGAAAGTCTGCGCGCCTTTCAGCTTGATCTGTACCGTCGGGGCTTCGGTGCCGCCGATACGGTAGCTATCATCATCGTCATCATCACCCGTTGGTACGGAATCGATGAAGGATGTCACCAGCCCGTTAGGCATAACGTAGTGTGAGTAGGTCTGGAAAGGCTGGTAAGAGGGGTTGCCCAGCACCAAACCAGAACCATTCAGCGGCACATAAGGCCCGAACAGATCTTCACTGACAAAACCGTACACGCCGTCAGGCCCGGTCAGACCGTCGCCATAGGTGTATTTGTGGCTGATGGTGAACAGGTAGTATTTTCCATCCTGGAAAACAAAGTGCGGACGCTCCGTCTGATCGTTAACGCCGACGGCGGTAATCAGCGGCGGCAGCATTTCCCAATCATCGCCATCTTCATCCCGACATACCGCGATACCGACGCAACCGGTCTGGTAACGGGAATTGCCGACATCTTCATAGCCCGGAGGCACATCCCCAATCTCATCAGGGCCGACCACATGGGAACCGCGTTCACCGGCAACGTTGCCTTCAAACAGCATATACAGCTTGTGGCTTTTCGGATCGCGGAACGGGCAAGGATCGCGGAAGCCCCAGTAAGGGTTCTGGCTTTCGGTCTGATACATTTTCCCATCCGCTTCAAACAGGCTTTTAACCTTATTGAAGCCGACCATTTCCACCGCATTTTCCGTGGTCACCACGCGACCGCGCACTTTTACGATCGTTGCGCCGGGCGTCACCGCGGTGTAATACAGATCGATTTCACCGCTGTCGTTCAGCAGAATCGGCGTACCCGCCCATTCACGCGTCGTCGGCGATACGCCGTCGGCCATCACGCGGCCGCCCATAATCCAGTCCTTACCGGTGCGCGAGTACCAGAAGTACATTTTCGCCCGACCGTGACGGTCGTTCCAGTCGCTGGCGATATCGTAATTCCCGTTTTCATCCTGGTACTGCGGATCGGTTGGGTTGCGGGAAGCCGTCAACGTGAAGATAACCGACCAGCCGTTAACCGAGGCGATGTTGCCATCAAGATCGCGCAGCGGCATGGTATCCCAGATGAACACTTCATCGCTCATTACCGGGAAATCGCCGCTGACCAGCGGTTGGGTGGTGGTCGGATCGTCTTCCGTGACTTTCAGCGCATCGGCCCGCGACCAAATAGAGGGTTTATACGGCTTCGTGCTTTTCAGGGAAGACTTTTTATTTTTATTAAACGCATTTTTATTTTGATTAAATGTATTCATAATATTTCTCTCTTTATAAAAAAATAAAAGCAGCCCAGAACATTAAACTTAATCTCCTGGTCACTGCTTGCTTTATAACGGATGGTTTTTACATAATGACAGGCGCAGAAACGCCTTTCCGTTAATATAACGGAAAAGATTCATTATGGAATTCAACAAAAAAACGACTCTATTTCATACAGGTTTCATCAGATAAACAATTTCTTACACCTCCTTTATAAAAACAGATAAAACATCGCAATAAGAAAATAACTCATCAAGTAGCACCATTACCTGATGAGTTTATTTCTTGTTTTTTTTCTCGTTTTCAAAACGGTCATTTAGAAATCTCAATATCCCGCGACGAATATGCTCAACGCCGATGAAGCCAATCATCCCACCCAGCGCCGGCGTTAACGTTTTAGGCAGTGAGAAATACTCCAGCGACGAAACCGCCGTCAGCGTCAACGCCCCGCACAGCGCGCCTTCCAGCAGCATGCGCTGCCAGCCGCCGCCGGTATAGGCAACACGGAGTATCGCGATAAAAATAGATAGCAGCACCCCTCCGGTAGGGACATCGCCGCGCCACCAGGCATGTATTAATTCATAAATACCCGCCCAACTGAAGATATTGATTTGCATATTTACCCTTCTGAAAAATTGATCAAGCCGATAAGAATTTTCTTATAAAAGCCGCCAGTCAAAAATAAGACATAAAAAAGCCCCGGTTTTATCCGGGGCTAAAATAAAAAAAGCCTGCTGAATGCAGGCTTTATAATTCGTTTTGTTTTGCGATGGGTTAATCAGTACATCTCCATCATGGGAATTAATTTAGCCAATTTTGGACAAGAGTGCAAGCCTTAATTAAAAAAAAGTGGATTTTATTTTTCGGGACTTTATTGTTGCGGTGATGTAACCATGGAAAATAATTTTTCTGCGGCCGCAGATTCTTGATAACACTGGGCAATAAGAGAATCATAAAATACTTTCCAATTCCGTGACCATGTGCGCTGCGTTAAATCAGGCACCACGGTTTTAATCACTTTATATACGCTAGCCGACTTGATGGGTTTCATTCCGGATCCGCCGCAGCGGGGACACACCTTCTCTACCGTTTTACCCGCGGCGCGGGAAGCATCCAGATCGGTCACTCTCCCCCGGCCTTTGCACCGGCAACGGTTCTGCGGATCGTCCGCTGTCCGGCTGTACTCTTCCACCGCCATTTTCGCCATCAATACGATGCAATGCGCCATCTGCCGGCCTGCGGCCTTCCCCACCAGCTTTGGCGCCTGTTTCATGGCAAGACGGGCAATCCCCTCTATCGCTTTGCTTCTTTCATCAGGATCTTTGTTGTGTTTGGTCAGAATGAGGCTAAGCCCCAGCGCTTCATGCGATTGAACAACCCCCAGAGCCAACAAAATCTCGCCATAGCTGTCCCGCGAACCACGTGCAGACGTGCTGCCTTTTTTAACCTGGCCGCTCGGTCTGTTGCTGCTTTGCGGCCGATAAACATACGAAGGTGAAACATCCCGACACGCAAACATGGACGAGGCTGATTTGGGGCCGCATAGGCTAAGCGCGTGTTCAATCTTCATCGTAAAACCTCCGCATAACAAGCTGAAACGCCATACTGTTCAAGCGCTCTGTACCGTGTTGATACACTGGGACCAGATGCCCGCAGCACTAAGGCATTCAGACGATGCCTATTCTCTTCCCGCCATAGCGGCCAAAGGGGGAATATGTCTGTTTGTGGCCGGCTCGGATAGCCGGGCCTCACTCGCAACGGACGTATTGTCGGCTTACGTTCCATAGAGTCTTTCCTTTAAATCTAACGGTTAAATCATGTCGAACAGCCGCGCTGAACGGCCATCCTGCCCAGGTGCGCCGCTGCGCGCCCGGGCGATAATCCAGTCATTTTTTTGTTGATTTTATCATCCTTAAGGCAGACTATAGACAACGTAGATCAACAATACAATGAATAAAATCCACACCATGTTTATTTCTTAAGTTGGTGCAAATGACAGAGCTAACCGAACGCCTGCGCTATCTGATGCGCGAAGAGGGAATGAAACAAAAGGATTTAGCTGAAATTGTGGGCACATCACCTCAAACCGTGAACAACTGGTTGAAACGCGGCACGCTGAGTCGTGAATCCGCCCAGGCCATCAATGAGAAAACCGGTTATTCACTGGACTGGTTACTCAATGGCATGGGTCACCCGAAGCCGGAAAGCAGTAATTTCAAGGCATCCCGCCTGCATGTCACCGAGTGGGAAAGTCTCGATAAGGATGATGACGAATTTGTGGAGGTTCCATTGTTAGGCGTCAGGCTATCAGCCGGAGGGGGAGCATATGATATCGATGAAGATGAAGTGTATGCGCTCCCCTTCCGTACACATACGTTAAGACGGCTTGGTATCCGGGTAGAGGATACCCGCGTGGTTACCGTAATGGGCGATAGTATGGAGCCCAAGCTATCGGACGGCGACAAGGTCGCCGTCAACCTGTCCGACAGGCAGATCCGCGACGGCAAAATGTATGCCATTCGCATGGGGGAGTTGCAACGCGTAAAGGCGCTGATCAAGCGCCCTGACGGCAGTATCATCGTGCGCTCTTATAACCCGCTATACGAAGACGAAATCGTAACTAAAGAGCAGATCATCAACGGTGAGCTGGCCGTCATCGGGCGCGTGTGGTGGGTTTCCGCGCTGGTGTAACAGGGGCCTGGACCACACCGATCGTTAACAACCATTTCCGATCGGCGATAGCCTTGGTAAAGCGATGGCCGCCTTATCGCCAAAAAACAGCGCCGAGTTTACTGCCAGCAGCCATCGCCGCTTAACCGGCTCTCCGCCATTCCCGACGACGGCGGGGAGTGGTTGGTCTGGTAAGCGCGGCGGCGCGTGCGGGTCGCCATTAACCG
This window of the Brenneria goodwinii genome carries:
- a CDS encoding glycoside hydrolase family 68 protein, encoding MNTFNQNKNAFNKNKKSSLKSTKPYKPSIWSRADALKVTEDDPTTTQPLVSGDFPVMSDEVFIWDTMPLRDLDGNIASVNGWSVIFTLTASRNPTDPQYQDENGNYDIASDWNDRHGRAKMYFWYSRTGKDWIMGGRVMADGVSPTTREWAGTPILLNDSGEIDLYYTAVTPGATIVKVRGRVVTTENAVEMVGFNKVKSLFEADGKMYQTESQNPYWGFRDPCPFRDPKSHKLYMLFEGNVAGERGSHVVGPDEIGDVPPGYEDVGNSRYQTGCVGIAVCRDEDGDDWEMLPPLITAVGVNDQTERPHFVFQDGKYYLFTISHKYTYGDGLTGPDGVYGFVSEDLFGPYVPLNGSGLVLGNPSYQPFQTYSHYVMPNGLVTSFIDSVPTGDDDDDDSYRIGGTEAPTVQIKLKGAQTFVVEEFDYGYIPPMIDVEVQ
- a CDS encoding phage holin, lambda family, which gives rise to MQINIFSWAGIYELIHAWWRGDVPTGGVLLSIFIAILRVAYTGGGWQRMLLEGALCGALTLTAVSSLEYFSLPKTLTPALGGMIGFIGVEHIRRGILRFLNDRFENEKKNKK
- a CDS encoding LexA family transcriptional regulator, encoding MTELTERLRYLMREEGMKQKDLAEIVGTSPQTVNNWLKRGTLSRESAQAINEKTGYSLDWLLNGMGHPKPESSNFKASRLHVTEWESLDKDDDEFVEVPLLGVRLSAGGGAYDIDEDEVYALPFRTHTLRRLGIRVEDTRVVTVMGDSMEPKLSDGDKVAVNLSDRQIRDGKMYAIRMGELQRVKALIKRPDGSIIVRSYNPLYEDEIVTKEQIINGELAVIGRVWWVSALV
- a CDS encoding antitermination protein; the encoded protein is MKIEHALSLCGPKSASSMFACRDVSPSYVYRPQSSNRPSGQVKKGSTSARGSRDSYGEILLALGVVQSHEALGLSLILTKHNKDPDERSKAIEGIARLAMKQAPKLVGKAAGRQMAHCIVLMAKMAVEEYSRTADDPQNRCRCKGRGRVTDLDASRAAGKTVEKVCPRCGGSGMKPIKSASVYKVIKTVVPDLTQRTWSRNWKVFYDSLIAQCYQESAAAEKLFSMVTSPQQ
- a CDS encoding glycoside hydrolase family 3 C-terminal domain-containing protein, translated to MTHPTPFSAINNDPPSPLPAYKNPALPAEQRVQDLLARMTPEEKATLLSGSGWMESAAIQRLGIPAIKMVDGPVGVRAWTGSSAETNRPDADAVKILSTAFPVGIALAATWNTALAERQGQAIARQVKTLGRNMLLAPTVNISRLPLWGRNFEGYGEDPYLAGRMGVGYIRGVQGEGVIASVKHLAVNNQEFQRRRVNVTVDERALHEIYLPAFKAAVQEAGVWSVMSAYNKVNGAHASENKPLLHDILRRQWGFRGFVISDWGSTYSTLAPLNAGLDLEMPGGAARQRFLDSPRAEAEYARGGWLTAERVLAEIKAGRLSQDQVDDHAGNILRAIFLSGLFDHQPAGGGELDTPVQQALARQIATESMVLLKNERGILPLDPDRIKTIAVIGPNAGVARTGGGGSSLVKPKTAIAPFDAIRQRAGADVNVRYALGVSMAGEDPREDNTLARARQLKNATDLAANADVAIVVVGRYPKLEGEGFDISAMDLPPGQDTLIQAVAGVNPNTIVVLNTGSPVTVSRWLPDISGLVNMWYGGQAGGEALASILFGDANPSGKLPLTFPVSWEDSPAYGNYPGENLQVNYAEGIYVGYRYFDKNNLQPQFPFGFGLSYTTFEYSELAVATVNKGKQIANVTLQVRNTGSRAGAEVVQLYVHDSHSRIERPLRELKGFSRVELQPGEAKTVSFWLELSALAYYSTEQADWVAEPGQFSLQIGSSSRDIRLEAALELKSS